The following proteins are co-located in the Streptomyces bottropensis ATCC 25435 genome:
- a CDS encoding phosphoglyceromutase, with amino-acid sequence MADAPYKLILLRHGESEWNEKNLFTGWVDVNLTPKGEKEATRGGELLKDAGLLPDVLHTSLQRRAIRTAQLALESADRHWIPVHRSWRLNERHYGALQGKDKAQTLAEFGEEQFMLWRRSYDTPPPPLADDSEYSQASDARYTTIPPELRPRTECLKDVVVRMLPYWYDGIVPDLLAGRTVLVAAHGNSLRALVKHLDGVSDADIAGLNIPTGIPLSYELDADFKPLNPGGTYLDPDAAAAAIEAVKNQGKKK; translated from the coding sequence ATGGCCGACGCACCGTACAAGCTGATCCTCCTCCGCCACGGCGAGAGCGAGTGGAACGAGAAGAACCTGTTCACCGGCTGGGTGGACGTCAACCTCACGCCGAAGGGAGAGAAGGAGGCGACGCGCGGCGGTGAGCTGCTGAAGGACGCCGGCCTGCTCCCGGACGTGCTCCACACCTCCCTCCAGCGGCGCGCCATCCGCACCGCGCAGCTGGCCCTGGAGTCCGCCGACCGCCACTGGATTCCCGTGCACCGTTCGTGGCGCCTGAACGAGCGCCACTACGGCGCCCTCCAGGGCAAGGACAAGGCCCAGACCCTCGCCGAGTTCGGCGAGGAGCAGTTCATGCTGTGGCGCCGCTCGTACGACACCCCGCCGCCCCCGCTCGCGGACGACTCGGAGTACTCCCAGGCCTCGGACGCGCGCTACACGACCATCCCGCCGGAGCTGCGCCCCCGCACCGAGTGCCTCAAGGACGTCGTCGTCCGCATGCTCCCGTACTGGTACGACGGCATCGTCCCCGACCTCCTCGCCGGCCGCACGGTCCTCGTCGCCGCCCACGGCAACTCCCTCCGTGCCCTCGTCAAGCACCTCGACGGCGTCTCGGACGCCGACATCGCCGGCCTCAACATCCCCACGGGCATCCCCCTCTCCTACGAACTGGACGCCGACTTCAAGCCCCTCAACCCGGGCGGCACCTACCTCGACCCGGACGCGGCGGCGGCCGCGATCGAGGCGGTCAAGAACCAGGGCAAGAAGAAGTAA
- a CDS encoding MDR family MFS transporter, producing the protein MPLVAARRAVRESVSGLPREFWWLWTSTLVNRLGAFVATFMALYLTLDRGYSASYAGLVASLHGLGGVVSSLGGGVMADRLGRRPTLLIAQASTAGSVALLGFVQDPVAIAAVAFLVGATSNASRPAVQAMMADIVRPEDRVRAFSLNYWAINLGFAVSSMGAGFIAEVSYRAGFLAEAGMTLVCAIVVFLKLPESRPEPTAVEKAGTQDVGLGTVVRDGRFMGVVGLSFLVALIFQQGSVGLPVAMGEAGFTPADYGLAIAVNGVLIVALQIPVTRVIEHRDPGRLLVVSSVLAGYGFGLTAFAGSIGVFALTVCVWTLAEIVNAPTQTGVVVRLSPVQGRGRYQGMYTMSWSVAALVAPLMSGVVIDRWGAEWLWGLCAVIGTVAGVGYWVLMSRMPGSQAEAEVEVEFEVEAEAKAASWGPTVETPSLARPRPCPGPDADVRTNP; encoded by the coding sequence ATGCCACTCGTCGCTGCCAGACGTGCCGTCCGGGAGTCCGTCTCCGGGCTGCCCAGGGAGTTCTGGTGGCTGTGGACCAGCACGCTGGTGAACCGGCTGGGTGCGTTCGTCGCCACGTTCATGGCGCTGTATCTGACGCTGGACCGCGGGTACTCCGCCTCGTACGCCGGTCTCGTCGCCTCGCTGCACGGCCTCGGCGGGGTCGTCTCCTCGCTCGGCGGCGGGGTCATGGCCGACCGCCTCGGGCGCCGGCCCACCCTCCTCATCGCGCAGGCGTCGACGGCCGGATCGGTCGCGCTCCTCGGCTTCGTGCAGGATCCCGTGGCCATCGCCGCCGTCGCGTTCCTCGTCGGCGCGACCAGCAACGCCTCCCGCCCCGCCGTTCAGGCGATGATGGCGGACATCGTCCGGCCGGAGGACCGCGTACGCGCGTTCTCCCTCAACTACTGGGCCATCAACCTCGGTTTCGCCGTCTCCTCTATGGGCGCCGGGTTCATCGCCGAGGTCAGCTACCGCGCCGGCTTCCTGGCCGAGGCGGGGATGACGCTGGTCTGCGCGATCGTCGTCTTCCTGAAGCTGCCGGAGTCGCGGCCGGAACCGACGGCGGTGGAAAAGGCCGGGACGCAGGACGTCGGGTTGGGGACCGTGGTGCGCGACGGGCGGTTCATGGGCGTCGTCGGGCTCTCCTTCCTCGTCGCGCTGATCTTCCAGCAGGGGTCGGTGGGACTGCCGGTCGCCATGGGAGAGGCCGGTTTCACGCCCGCCGACTACGGGCTCGCCATCGCCGTCAACGGGGTGCTGATCGTGGCCCTGCAGATACCGGTCACCCGGGTCATCGAACACCGCGACCCCGGGCGGCTCCTCGTCGTCTCGTCCGTGCTCGCCGGATACGGCTTCGGCCTCACCGCCTTCGCCGGGTCGATCGGCGTCTTCGCCCTCACCGTCTGCGTCTGGACCCTCGCGGAGATCGTCAACGCGCCCACCCAGACCGGCGTCGTCGTCCGCCTCTCGCCCGTACAGGGGCGCGGCCGCTACCAGGGCATGTACACGATGTCGTGGTCCGTCGCCGCGCTCGTCGCACCGCTGATGTCCGGGGTCGTCATCGACCGCTGGGGCGCCGAGTGGCTGTGGGGGCTGTGCGCGGTGATCGGGACCGTGGCCGGGGTGGGGTACTGGGTGTTGATGAGCCGGATGCCGGGGTCGCAGGCGGAGGCGGAGGTGGAGGTCGAGTTCGAGGTGGAAGCGGAGGCCAAGGCCGCCTCGTGGGGGCCGACTGTGGAGACGCCGTCCCTTGCGCGTCCGCGTCCGTGCCCGGGCCCGGACGCGGACGTGCGTACGAACCCGTAG
- a CDS encoding DUF2000 domain-containing protein: MSSETSASTAPIRFDTKIVVLLRDDLETWQRLNVTSFLVSGIGPMIPEVIGDPYEDADGTAYLPMFRQPVLVFEGTKEVLRTAHARALARALPRAVFTSDLFSTGNDRDNRAAVRAVGAGELDLVGLAVYGPRNGVDKVVKGARMHP; encoded by the coding sequence ATGAGCAGCGAGACCTCCGCGAGCACGGCCCCCATCCGCTTCGACACCAAGATCGTCGTCCTCCTCCGCGACGACCTGGAGACCTGGCAACGCCTCAACGTCACGTCCTTCCTGGTCAGCGGTATCGGACCGATGATCCCGGAGGTGATCGGCGACCCGTACGAGGACGCCGACGGCACGGCGTACCTCCCGATGTTCCGCCAGCCCGTCCTCGTCTTCGAGGGGACGAAGGAGGTGCTCAGGACGGCGCACGCCCGTGCGCTGGCCCGGGCCCTGCCCCGCGCCGTGTTCACGTCCGACCTCTTCAGCACGGGCAACGACCGTGACAACCGCGCGGCCGTACGAGCAGTGGGGGCGGGGGAGCTGGACCTGGTGGGGCTGGCGGTGTACGGGCCGCGCAACGGGGTGGACAAGGTGGTGAAGGGGGCGCGGATGCACCCGTAG
- a CDS encoding helix-turn-helix domain-containing protein codes for MCPQRPKSDRPTARPTPQREVTAWRPRVPGIVEVFHAHYTEYAYPMHVHDVWTLLIVDDGAVRYELDRHEHGTPNDTVSLLPPYVPHNGAPVTDEGFRKRVLYLDLDSTLDESLIGAAVDGPDLRDPLLRRRVGQLHAALARPGDELEAESRLALVGERLRGHLRRPPARAAAQPPGGPTVAHRLRELLDERVADGVTLAEAAGTVHAHPAHLVRAFGAAFGIAPHQYLMSRRVERARRLLLDGMRPGEAAAVAGFYDQAHLTRHFRRWVGVTPGRFRSGRPSHGSGG; via the coding sequence ATGTGCCCCCAGCGGCCGAAGTCCGACCGGCCGACAGCTCGGCCGACCCCCCAACGCGAGGTCACCGCCTGGCGGCCGCGGGTGCCCGGCATCGTCGAGGTGTTCCACGCGCACTACACGGAGTACGCGTACCCGATGCACGTGCACGACGTCTGGACGCTGCTGATCGTCGACGACGGGGCCGTGCGCTACGAGTTGGACCGGCATGAGCACGGGACACCGAACGACACGGTCTCGTTGCTGCCGCCCTACGTGCCGCACAACGGGGCGCCGGTCACGGACGAGGGTTTCCGCAAGCGGGTGTTGTACCTGGACCTGGATAGCACCCTGGACGAGAGCCTGATCGGGGCGGCCGTGGACGGCCCCGACCTGCGGGATCCGCTGCTGCGGCGGCGGGTGGGGCAGTTGCACGCGGCCCTCGCGCGGCCGGGGGACGAGCTGGAGGCGGAGAGCCGGCTGGCGCTCGTCGGGGAGCGGCTGCGCGGTCATCTGCGCAGGCCACCGGCGCGTGCGGCCGCACAGCCGCCCGGCGGCCCCACGGTCGCCCACCGGCTGCGCGAACTCCTCGACGAGCGGGTCGCGGACGGGGTCACCCTGGCGGAGGCCGCGGGCACGGTGCACGCCCACCCCGCACATCTCGTACGGGCGTTCGGAGCGGCCTTCGGGATCGCGCCGCACCAGTACCTGATGTCCCGGCGGGTGGAGCGGGCCAGGCGGTTGCTGCTGGACGGGATGCGGCCGGGCGAGGCCGCGGCGGTGGCCGGGTTCTACGACCAGGCCCATCTGACGCGGCACTTCAGGCGGTGGGTGGGTGTCACCCCTGGCCGCTTTCGGAGCGGTCGGCCTTCGCACGGGTCAGGTGGCTGA
- a CDS encoding YbjN domain-containing protein has protein sequence MADEASIIEQVLNEAELEWESPAPGTYVVKLPGTRKLSTTVSLIVGRHSLSLNAFVIRHPDENEAGVHRWLLERNLKLYGVSYAVDPLGDVYVTARLPLSAVTPDGIDGLLGQVLEAADGAFNTLLELGFASAIRKEYAWRVSRGESTRNLDAFSHLTRAKADRSESGQG, from the coding sequence ATGGCTGACGAAGCGTCGATCATCGAGCAGGTCCTCAACGAGGCCGAGCTGGAGTGGGAGAGCCCGGCACCCGGCACCTACGTCGTGAAGCTCCCCGGCACCCGCAAACTCTCGACGACCGTCTCCCTGATCGTCGGCCGGCACTCCCTCTCCCTCAACGCCTTCGTGATCCGCCACCCCGACGAGAACGAGGCGGGCGTCCACCGCTGGCTCCTGGAGCGCAACCTCAAGCTGTACGGCGTGAGTTACGCCGTCGACCCGCTCGGCGACGTCTACGTCACGGCCCGGCTGCCCCTCTCCGCCGTCACCCCCGACGGCATCGACGGCCTCCTCGGCCAGGTCCTGGAAGCGGCCGACGGCGCCTTCAACACCCTTCTCGAACTGGGATTCGCCTCCGCGATCCGCAAGGAGTACGCCTGGCGCGTGTCCCGAGGGGAGTCGACGCGCAACCTGGACGCGTTCAGCCACCTGACCCGTGCGAAGGCCGACCGCTCCGAAAGCGGCCAGGGGTGA